From a region of the Nitrospira sp. genome:
- a CDS encoding DUF72 domain-containing protein, with the protein MPLSPLIRFGTSTWTYEGWQGQVYLRQYAKTAFARECLSEYCQYLYHGEPLFRTVGNDSSFYRAPAANQLRYYLNQIPEDFEMCFKVWEDITVPSFTQLPRYGLRAGKVNPHFLDARLFKDLVLTPFREAQFHEHTGPFLFEFQRNGFPAEEFYTRLDAFFTQLPKEFKYAVEIRKAGLLGPAYRQVLERHGVAHVYNHWCYMPSLAEQHMRMEGSFTAPFTVLRLLTPLKMSYEAAKKRAEPYNKIVGELPQMRKDAVALIQQSVKLSKPAYVLVNNRSEGNAPTTIQALVEML; encoded by the coding sequence ATGCCCCTCTCCCCGCTCATTCGCTTCGGGACCTCTACTTGGACCTATGAAGGCTGGCAAGGTCAGGTGTACCTGAGGCAGTACGCCAAGACAGCGTTTGCCCGAGAATGTCTGAGTGAGTATTGCCAATATCTTTATCACGGTGAACCTCTTTTCCGCACCGTCGGTAACGACTCCTCCTTCTACCGGGCACCAGCTGCCAACCAACTCCGTTACTATCTCAACCAGATCCCGGAAGACTTTGAAATGTGTTTTAAGGTTTGGGAAGACATCACGGTACCGTCATTTACTCAGCTTCCACGCTATGGCCTACGAGCAGGGAAGGTCAATCCTCATTTCCTTGATGCCAGGCTATTTAAGGACCTGGTCCTGACGCCATTTCGAGAGGCACAGTTCCATGAGCATACAGGGCCGTTCCTATTCGAGTTTCAGAGGAATGGATTTCCTGCGGAGGAGTTCTATACCCGGCTGGATGCGTTCTTTACCCAACTCCCGAAGGAGTTTAAATACGCTGTTGAGATCCGCAAGGCGGGCTTGCTCGGTCCTGCCTACCGCCAAGTCTTAGAGCGCCATGGGGTGGCCCATGTCTATAATCACTGGTGTTACATGCCGTCGTTGGCAGAGCAACACATGCGCATGGAAGGAAGCTTCACGGCTCCCTTCACCGTCCTGAGGCTCCTCACACCCCTCAAGATGAGCTACGAGGCAGCCAAGAAACGGGCAGAGCCGTATAACAAGATTGTGGGTGAGCTACCCCAGATGCGAAAGGATGCGGTTGCACTCATTCAACAATCGGTCAAGCTCTCTAAACCGGCTTATGTGCTTGTGAACAATCGCTCAGAGGGCAATGCGCCCACCACCATTCAGGCACTGGTGGAGATGCTCTAA
- a CDS encoding winged helix DNA-binding protein, with protein MSYVIRSLQQNRLIRKQRSPQDDRYVLLTLTRKGMNLVRRIRAQLKTGATGKVSLSRCPRPSE; from the coding sequence ATGAGCTACGTGATCAGGAGCCTTCAGCAGAACCGCTTGATCCGAAAGCAGCGCTCTCCTCAGGATGACCGCTATGTGTTACTCACATTGACCCGGAAAGGCATGAATCTGGTAAGACGCATCAGGGCACAACTCAAGACTGGAGCTACGGGCAAGGTTTCCCTCTCACGATGTCCGCGACCATCTGAATAG